TAAGTAAGGATTTAAGAGAAACTTATAACATTTTCTGTTCAGTAGTCATTTATCCCGTTATTCCAAAAGGGATGATTATCCTGAGATTGATTCCTACTGCGGTTCATACTATGGAAGATGTGGCTGAAACTATCGCAGCTTTTGAAGCCATTAAAGAGAAATTAACAAGCGGTTATTACAAAAACACAGAACTCGCTGTATCTTTCGGAGAATAAAAAAATCAAAAAAAGCCGTTATTCTGTTGTTTTATAAACATTTTAGCTATATTGACGGCACAATTAAACTTATCATCAACCAATAAAAATAACTTTTACTATGAGCAGATTTAACGAAATAAAAGATCTTATCTTAGGTTTGGAAGCAGACTTTGAAAAATTCTATGACAAAGGCAATCAAGCTGCAGGAACCAGAGTAAGAAAAGGGATGCAGGATCTTAAGAACTTGGCACAGGACATCCGTAAGGAAGTTCAGGATAAAAAAAATGAGGGATAATAATCTATCAAAATAAAAGGTGTTCTCAGGAACACCTTTTTTGATTTTATTAAACCCTTCAACCTAAATGTTTTTTGGCTGAAGGGTTTTAATTATTTCTTTGGCATTAAGGTAGATACCTCTATCCGGTTGTTTTCTCTATTGATATCTGCCAATCTCAAACTAGGATCTATTTCTACACTTTTAATTTCTGAAAGAGGTCTTCCAACATTTACTTCAGTCGAGTAGTTGGTCCAAGGCCATTTTTGAGTTGCTACTCGCTTAGGCATTCCAGCTTCTTCAGGCTTGCTACCTCTCTGAATGACCAAGGGCAAATAAATCATTTCCTGAGAACCATCCACATAAGTGACTACCATATCTATTGGCATTGGCATCAGTCCAAATCTTTCTAGGGTAATTTTGGTATTATCACCAGCTGCTTCAACACTGTTCACACCGTAGTCAATGGTTTTTGTGGAAGCGATAAAGTAATCGTAATACCAGTCCAATTCCAACCCGCTGACTTTTTCCATCACCCGGATCACATCATTTCCATTAGGGTGTTTGAATTGCCAATCATTCCATAATCTCAACATGGCCTTATCAAAATTCTCTTTCCCGATCACATAAGCGAGTTGCTCTACAAATACAGCACCTTTGTTATATGTTCCCGGTCCGTAGGCAGAATTTAGATTATAATGATCAGCATGAGTGCTCAGAGGTTCTTCATATCCTGCTTTTGCTAACCTGAAATAAGATTTATAGCTACCATCCTGAATAAAATTCGGGTTCTTATCAAATACAGCATCCATTACTACACTTGTACCCCAAGTAGTAAAACCTTCGTCCAACCAAGGTTCTGAGGACTCATTGAATCCCAAAACACCATAATACCAGCTGTGTATGAGTTCATGTACCGTTACACCTACCAAGCTTCTCAGGTTTCGGTGACCCGTAATAAGAGTGGACATAGGATATTCCATTCCACCATCCCCACCCTGCACAACAGAATACTGATCATAAGGATATTTTCCGAAATTATCACTCATGTACTGAATGGCATCTGTGGTATATCCCTTGAGTTTCGACCAGTTTTCTTCTGTTTTCTCATTTTTTACATACAAAAAATGAACCATCGGACCATTCGGCATTTTTACTTTTTCGTGGGTATATTTGGGATCTGCTGCCCACATAAAATCATGAACATGGGGCGCAATAAAATGCCAGGTCAAATTCTTTCCTTTTGGATTCGGAACCTTAACACCATCATCTTCATATCCATGCCCGATTTCATTTGCATTTTGCAGGTAGCCGGTACCTCCAAGGATATATGATTTATCTATTGTAATTTTTACATCAAAATCCCCGAAATTTCCATAAAATTCCCTCCCGATATAAGGATTGGAATGCCAGCCCCTGACATCATATGCAGCCATTTTAGGATACCATTGAGCCATAGAATAGCGAATTCCTTCAGCATTATCTCTTCCCGATCTTCTTACCTGCAAGGGAACCTGACCTTCAAACTCCATATCAAAAACAACGGTCTGACCGGGCAGAATAGGCTCTTTCAAATCCACCTCAAGGATAGATTCCACATGTTCAAAAACCACTTTCTTCCCGTTCATGCTCAGGGTTTTGACTTTTAAAAAGCCTATTTCTTCAGGAGTTAAATTTTGAATTCTGTCCAACACCCTTCTGTCCGGATCTGAAATAGTACGGGACCTCACATCCATCATGCTGTTTGGCTGAAAGGCATTGAAATACAGATGATAAAAGGCCCTTACCAAGGTATCGGGAGAATTATTGGTATAATGTAGTTTTTGGGTTCCCTGAAATAAATTACTATTGACATCCATTTCCACATTCATTTCATATTTCACCTTTTGCTGCCAGCGATCCGTCTGACCATTCAGCATTGAAAACGAGGTGGATATCAAGATTATCCAAAAAGATAAATAAATTCTTTTACTCATAATTAATTGGTTTTTCCGCCAAAATAAACCAAAAAAATTTACTCTCACATACCATTGATAAAATTAGTTCTTATGGCAGATATGGGAATATTTGGTATATTCATCACTTAAACAGATTACCTTATGAAATACGTTTTTCTCCTAGCAGTATTATTGCTTTCCCTGCCTCAGATTTCCTTTTCTTTTCAACAGGATTCCTTATCAACTACCAAACAAAAAGTATATACTTTCGAAATTGATGACAATATTGATCCAAGAATGAACAGAAAGGTCAAACTTGCCTTGGAAGATGCAAGAGTTAAAGGAGCGGATATGATCGTTATCGAAATGGATACTTACGGAGGTGCTGTCGATGATGCAGATGATATTAGGACCATGATACTCGAAACAAAAACCCCTATCCATGTTTGGATCAACAAAGATGCTGCTTCTGCAGGGGCATTGATTTCTATTGCCTGTGACAGTATTTACATGGCTCCCGGCGCAAGTATTGGTGCCGCCACCGTGGTGATGGGCGGAGGCGGTGAAGCCGCTCCTGACAAATACCAATCCTACATGCGTTCCATCATGCGGAGCACTGCTGAAGCCAAAGGAAGGGATCCAAAAATTGCAGAAGCTATGGTCGACCAAAATCTGGAAATAGAAGGCATCAGCGAAAAAGGAACGGTCATTACATTTTCTGTATCTGAGGCCATTACGAATGGTTTTTGTGAAGGGGAGGTCAATTCAGTGACTGAAGTAATTGAAAAACAAGGTATTGATGATTTCGAGATGCTAACTTACGAAACCTCAGGAGTTGAAAAAGTCATTGCGTTCTTTCTTAATCCAGCTGTCAGTGGATTTTTGATTCTGGTCATTTTTGCGGGAATTTACTTTGAAATCCAAACACCGGGAGTTGGGTTCCCTTTAGCTGCTTCTTTGACCGCAATTGTTCTTTATTTTATTCCTTACTACCTCACCGGCTTGGCCCAAAATTGGGAAATCGCTGTTTTTGTCGTAGGCTGTATTCTCCTGTTAGTGGAAATCTTTGTAATTCCCGGATTTGGGATTTTCGGAATTTTAGGGATTGTAGGAATCCTTACAGGGCTTACATTGGGAATGATCCCGAATGATGCCTTTGATTTTACTTTTGTTCCTTCAGGCGATTTATTTGCAGCTTTATTGACAGTTATCTTGGCTGCCATTGCAGCCATATCCATCATATTTATTTTTGCCCCTAAAGTCAATCAATGGAAGGCTTTCAGTTCCATTGCTTTGGCAACCACCCAGCAAAGCACCGAAGGATATACTTCAACTTCCTATTCGGATAGTCTTCTGGATAAAGAAGGAATCACCCACACCCGATTGATGCCCAGTGGGAAAATCATAATTGAAGATGAAGTCTATGATGCTTATTCCAGAGGGGAGTTTATTGATAAAGGTGAGAAAATTAAAGTAATCAGTACGGAGGGGACTTCGCTGAAGGTGAAGAGGGTTTGATTTCAAAACAATAAACTCAATCAAAAAAAAATCTGAGATATTAAAAAAGCCCGGATAATTACATGGCTGAAATTTAAAAAATTATATGGAAATCATCACTCGCTACTTGGCCGCCCTATACATCCGCTTGAAAGCAAATAAATAAAAGGATTTCGAGTTGGAAATGTTCATTGATGTTTTTTAAATTCTTAAAGGTTTATTTGGTCAATCCGGACGTTGCCAGGGTGTTTTCCCACCCTCCTGGATATAGGACATCAATAAATTATTTAGTTTTTGATAGATTTTTTGATTTTGGTCTATAATATTATTTTCCTCCCTAGGATCCTCCTTAAGGTTATAAAGTTCCATGGGCTGGTAAGGGCTGTTTTGAAGCAATTTCCAATCACCCAATCGAAGGGCATGGTAAGCTTTACCCCCATATCGCGTCCCTCCTTCTCTCCTTACAAAATACAGCGGTCTTCCTATTTCCTCCATAGTTTGCCCCATTAGGGTCGGTAAAAAACTTCTGCCATTTACCTCATGATTTAGATCTACTCCTGCCACCTCAGCAAGGGTGGGAAAAATGTCCATGGACAGGTTCACCTGGTCAGAAATGGTTCCCGGCTTAATTTTTCCGGGCCAGGAAATAACAGTAGGAACCCTTAACCCACCCTCGTACATGCTTTGTTTGCCATCTCTTAAAGGGCCATTATTGGCTAAATCGGGTAGATGTCCCCCATTGTCACCGGTAAAGATGATGAGTGTATTTTCATACTGACCGCTTTCCTTCAATGCCTTCACCACTTTACCGATACCATCATCCAAATGTTCTATAAAAGCTACCAAAGCAGCCCTTTTATCGCTAATATCGGGCTCTCTGTTTTTTACTTTTACCAGCCACTCCTCAGGTGGTTGAACCGGAAAATGAGGTGCATTATAGGCCAAATAAAGAAAAAAAGGATCGTCACTTTTTCCCATTTCCTTGATATAATCTACTGACCATTGTGAAAACAGATCTGTGGCATGACCTTCCGGGTCAATTATTTCCTTATTTAGACGCATATAGTTTCTTCCGTGCCTCCTATGGATCCAGTAATCCTCCATCATGTCTTCCAACCACCCATGAAAATGGTCAAAACCGTGTTCATTCGGTAGATTGGGACTTTCAAATCCCAAATTCCATTTTCCGATATGCGCGGTATGGTACCCCGCAGTTTTAAGCATGGCCGGCATTAGCACCGTGCGAGGATCCAAATATCCCCAGCTGTTTTCAGGGGTAGATCTTATCAAGCCCGGAACTCCAACATGATCCGGATATCGGCCTGACATCAGCGAGGCCCTAGAAGGCGCACAGACAGGAGAATTTGCATAAAAATAATCCATTCTCATACCTTCATTCCGTAAAGCGTCAATGTGTGGCGTCTGAATGTCCTTCGTTCCATAATAAGACACATCATGGTATCCCTGATCATCTGTAAAAATAAGCAGGATATTGGGCTTTGGTTTGGAGGATTCTGATTGGGTAACCCCCTCTGAACTGATTAATAAACAGGTAAAAAACAATAATATTTTTAAGTTATAATTTT
This window of the Aquiflexum balticum DSM 16537 genome carries:
- a CDS encoding sulfatase family protein → MKNYNLKILLFFTCLLISSEGVTQSESSKPKPNILLIFTDDQGYHDVSYYGTKDIQTPHIDALRNEGMRMDYFYANSPVCAPSRASLMSGRYPDHVGVPGLIRSTPENSWGYLDPRTVLMPAMLKTAGYHTAHIGKWNLGFESPNLPNEHGFDHFHGWLEDMMEDYWIHRRHGRNYMRLNKEIIDPEGHATDLFSQWSVDYIKEMGKSDDPFFLYLAYNAPHFPVQPPEEWLVKVKNREPDISDKRAALVAFIEHLDDGIGKVVKALKESGQYENTLIIFTGDNGGHLPDLANNGPLRDGKQSMYEGGLRVPTVISWPGKIKPGTISDQVNLSMDIFPTLAEVAGVDLNHEVNGRSFLPTLMGQTMEEIGRPLYFVRREGGTRYGGKAYHALRLGDWKLLQNSPYQPMELYNLKEDPREENNIIDQNQKIYQKLNNLLMSYIQEGGKTPWQRPD
- a CDS encoding M1 family metallopeptidase, which gives rise to MSKRIYLSFWIILISTSFSMLNGQTDRWQQKVKYEMNVEMDVNSNLFQGTQKLHYTNNSPDTLVRAFYHLYFNAFQPNSMMDVRSRTISDPDRRVLDRIQNLTPEEIGFLKVKTLSMNGKKVVFEHVESILEVDLKEPILPGQTVVFDMEFEGQVPLQVRRSGRDNAEGIRYSMAQWYPKMAAYDVRGWHSNPYIGREFYGNFGDFDVKITIDKSYILGGTGYLQNANEIGHGYEDDGVKVPNPKGKNLTWHFIAPHVHDFMWAADPKYTHEKVKMPNGPMVHFLYVKNEKTEENWSKLKGYTTDAIQYMSDNFGKYPYDQYSVVQGGDGGMEYPMSTLITGHRNLRSLVGVTVHELIHSWYYGVLGFNESSEPWLDEGFTTWGTSVVMDAVFDKNPNFIQDGSYKSYFRLAKAGYEEPLSTHADHYNLNSAYGPGTYNKGAVFVEQLAYVIGKENFDKAMLRLWNDWQFKHPNGNDVIRVMEKVSGLELDWYYDYFIASTKTIDYGVNSVEAAGDNTKITLERFGLMPMPIDMVVTYVDGSQEMIYLPLVIQRGSKPEEAGMPKRVATQKWPWTNYSTEVNVGRPLSEIKSVEIDPSLRLADINRENNRIEVSTLMPKK
- a CDS encoding NfeD family protein, whose translation is MKYVFLLAVLLLSLPQISFSFQQDSLSTTKQKVYTFEIDDNIDPRMNRKVKLALEDARVKGADMIVIEMDTYGGAVDDADDIRTMILETKTPIHVWINKDAASAGALISIACDSIYMAPGASIGAATVVMGGGGEAAPDKYQSYMRSIMRSTAEAKGRDPKIAEAMVDQNLEIEGISEKGTVITFSVSEAITNGFCEGEVNSVTEVIEKQGIDDFEMLTYETSGVEKVIAFFLNPAVSGFLILVIFAGIYFEIQTPGVGFPLAASLTAIVLYFIPYYLTGLAQNWEIAVFVVGCILLLVEIFVIPGFGIFGILGIVGILTGLTLGMIPNDAFDFTFVPSGDLFAALLTVILAAIAAISIIFIFAPKVNQWKAFSSIALATTQQSTEGYTSTSYSDSLLDKEGITHTRLMPSGKIIIEDEVYDAYSRGEFIDKGEKIKVISTEGTSLKVKRV
- a CDS encoding histone H1 — protein: MSRFNEIKDLILGLEADFEKFYDKGNQAAGTRVRKGMQDLKNLAQDIRKEVQDKKNEG